A genomic stretch from Gemmatimonas sp. includes:
- a CDS encoding Ig-like domain-containing protein produces MILAISAGLLISGCADQTAITAPEKSQAIAVDVASATMREATTMSIGQQTTLWVSPAARTKSRSTTQPVWRSSNATVASVAAQQNGGQYAVVTGVANGAAYVTARTAAGTDSFYVFVGTGPAALRFNSAGFGLAVGDTARTVVQNAAGSVSFTSLNPSIAAVSATGLITALTAGQTRIRVVDALGAIGELPVTVTATVAPPPPVGGTRIAALLTRTSAGSGTVLVSSGIPLIPGALRDTDLGSVRVFVAGTEQRIFVSSLRGRHPDGSLATILVQFPYTLSAGTNVAAEIVLGSTRTLADLPAQTDNPSLPSGLILPSDPDYLVRTNLVGPTLTVAATTSISTFAAKFDVDFKTYADQHWAQSGDVWEQNYYDRAQVYYAHWVRTGNPEYWVRGTRQMLAYRTNYLEANNYGTSPHWSQMDGIAIHYQLTGDEKSRFAVGRVSEGLRYFRDNARIVGHPDIESRILARTLMAQLWGWRLQARGNEATATSAEISTLVSTILGLQADDGAWRYPAICSPNSGSLTYMDGMLNEALIQAFTHHSANAAILLKVRKSTDYMWSRWKVATQAVEYAPGCPPSSTDPNSYAELNNLVVNSFAWVYAQTGEAAFKQKADSVFNGGVRGQFLPGSKQFNQQYTTGYRYFFWRSAR; encoded by the coding sequence ATGATCCTTGCCATAAGTGCAGGTTTGCTGATCAGTGGCTGCGCTGACCAAACGGCGATCACTGCACCAGAAAAATCGCAAGCGATTGCCGTTGACGTCGCATCGGCAACGATGCGTGAAGCAACGACGATGTCAATCGGGCAACAAACGACGCTATGGGTATCGCCCGCCGCGAGAACGAAATCGCGCTCGACGACCCAACCGGTCTGGCGGTCGTCGAATGCGACCGTGGCGTCCGTCGCGGCCCAGCAAAATGGCGGGCAGTACGCCGTAGTGACAGGAGTCGCCAATGGTGCGGCTTATGTCACCGCGCGCACGGCAGCGGGCACCGATTCTTTTTACGTGTTTGTGGGCACGGGGCCCGCAGCACTTCGGTTTAATTCGGCAGGCTTTGGCTTGGCCGTGGGAGACACGGCTCGCACGGTCGTGCAGAATGCCGCTGGCTCCGTCTCCTTTACCTCGCTGAATCCTTCGATCGCTGCTGTAAGCGCCACTGGTCTTATTACGGCGCTCACGGCGGGCCAGACCAGGATTCGCGTCGTTGACGCGCTTGGGGCGATCGGGGAACTTCCGGTAACGGTTACCGCAACCGTCGCACCGCCACCGCCAGTCGGCGGCACGCGCATCGCGGCGCTGCTCACGCGCACATCCGCCGGTTCCGGCACTGTTCTAGTTTCCAGCGGGATTCCGCTGATCCCCGGTGCTTTGCGAGACACCGATCTCGGTTCGGTTCGCGTGTTCGTGGCCGGAACAGAGCAGCGGATTTTCGTCTCCTCGCTGCGCGGGCGCCATCCGGATGGATCGCTCGCCACAATCCTGGTGCAGTTCCCGTACACGCTCTCGGCCGGAACGAACGTCGCGGCCGAAATCGTGCTCGGATCGACACGCACGCTGGCTGATTTGCCGGCACAGACGGACAATCCATCGCTTCCGAGCGGGCTGATTCTGCCGTCGGATCCGGACTACCTCGTGCGGACAAATCTGGTTGGGCCAACGCTTACTGTGGCCGCGACCACTTCGATTTCGACGTTCGCGGCGAAGTTCGACGTCGATTTCAAGACGTACGCCGATCAGCATTGGGCGCAGTCTGGCGATGTATGGGAGCAGAACTACTACGATCGCGCTCAGGTCTATTATGCGCATTGGGTGCGAACCGGAAATCCCGAGTACTGGGTGAGAGGCACGCGGCAGATGCTCGCCTATCGCACCAACTATCTCGAGGCCAACAATTATGGGACGTCACCGCATTGGTCGCAGATGGATGGCATCGCCATTCACTACCAATTGACCGGCGATGAGAAATCGCGCTTTGCGGTGGGCCGTGTATCCGAAGGACTGCGCTACTTCCGTGACAACGCCCGAATTGTGGGCCACCCGGACATCGAGTCCCGTATTCTGGCTCGTACGCTGATGGCGCAGCTGTGGGGCTGGCGATTGCAGGCACGTGGCAATGAAGCGACCGCGACATCTGCTGAAATCTCGACACTTGTGTCGACCATCCTGGGCCTGCAGGCGGATGACGGTGCGTGGCGATACCCTGCAATTTGCTCACCCAACAGTGGATCGCTGACGTACATGGACGGCATGCTCAACGAAGCACTGATTCAGGCATTCACGCATCACAGCGCAAACGCGGCGATTCTGCTCAAGGTCAGAAAGTCCACCGATTACATGTGGAGCCGGTGGAAAGTGGCGACACAGGCCGTCGAATACGCGCCAGGTTGCCCACCGAGTTCGACTGATCCCAATTCGTATGCCGAGCTTAATAACCTAGTGGTGAACAGCTTTGCATGGGTTTACGCGCAGACAGGCGAAGCGGCGTTCAAGCAGAAGGCTGACTCGGTGTTTAACGGTGGTGTTCGGGGTCAGTTCCTTCCCGGTTCAAAACAGTTCAATCAGCAGTACACCACCGGTTACCGCTACTTCTTCTGGCGCTCGGCACGTTAG
- a CDS encoding amino acid adenylation domain-containing protein: protein MMRGPLDAEDSRSLRTGFLSSVARYPERLALTVDGENFTYAELDTRARRIAGLIVDRLGFAASRVGIFASRSIEAYTGTLAAMYAGAAFVPLNRRFTVARTAAMIRRSRLDAIIVDAGSAPQLHDVLAGVEKPLLLIVPDGAAFEIARTLDHNASGEDDLRTAPPLHELPPMVPDDIAYLLFTSGTTGEPKGVGVCHSNVVHYLDVVAARYDLGPNDRCSQLFDQTFDLSVHDLFATWGAGASLHVPRPIDTLAPVRFVNFRELTSWFSVPSAAALAFKKGMLKVGSMPSLRLSLFCGEPLPAALADAWQTAAGNSRVENLYGPTELTIACFSYHWRADVSPQESVQGIVPIGRPFPGLAALLVDDALEPVGEGQRGELLVCGPQTTPGYWSDEERTRERFVTLPVADTVEKLFYRTGDRVERLPTGNYAFIGRTDNQIKLLGFRVELGEIEAVLLKGEGVGQAAALGWPIVDGSAQRVVAFVSGRGVNVDALRSAARTELPDYMVPERFIMIEDFPVNANGKIDRRELALWLEQGTLE, encoded by the coding sequence ATGATGCGCGGTCCGCTGGACGCTGAGGACTCCCGCTCTCTGCGCACCGGCTTCCTGTCAAGTGTAGCACGGTACCCCGAACGGTTGGCGCTCACGGTAGATGGTGAAAATTTCACCTATGCGGAGCTTGATACACGAGCCCGTCGCATCGCTGGGTTGATTGTTGATCGATTGGGGTTCGCCGCTTCACGCGTGGGCATATTCGCGAGCCGTAGCATAGAAGCTTACACAGGTACGCTCGCTGCGATGTACGCCGGCGCCGCCTTCGTTCCGCTGAACCGACGCTTTACCGTAGCGCGGACAGCCGCGATGATACGCCGTTCACGACTTGACGCGATAATTGTTGATGCCGGCTCGGCCCCGCAGTTACATGACGTGCTTGCCGGCGTGGAAAAACCGCTACTCTTGATAGTGCCTGATGGTGCAGCGTTCGAGATCGCACGAACGCTAGACCATAACGCCAGCGGAGAAGACGACCTACGCACTGCGCCGCCTCTTCACGAGTTGCCCCCGATGGTGCCGGACGACATTGCTTACCTGCTCTTCACCTCTGGCACAACTGGAGAGCCGAAGGGCGTCGGCGTTTGTCACAGTAATGTAGTTCACTATCTGGATGTCGTCGCCGCGCGCTACGACCTCGGTCCGAATGACCGCTGCTCCCAGCTCTTTGATCAGACATTCGACCTCTCGGTTCATGACTTATTCGCTACGTGGGGCGCGGGCGCTTCATTGCACGTCCCACGGCCCATTGATACGCTCGCGCCGGTGCGGTTCGTCAACTTCCGAGAATTGACGTCATGGTTTTCCGTCCCCTCAGCCGCGGCCCTCGCGTTCAAGAAGGGGATGCTTAAGGTAGGTTCGATGCCCTCATTGCGACTAAGTCTTTTCTGCGGTGAGCCGCTTCCCGCGGCGCTCGCGGACGCATGGCAGACCGCTGCGGGCAACTCGCGCGTGGAGAATCTGTATGGCCCCACGGAACTGACGATCGCTTGCTTCAGCTACCATTGGCGCGCTGATGTTTCGCCTCAAGAATCCGTGCAAGGAATTGTGCCAATCGGCCGCCCATTCCCTGGGCTAGCCGCGCTGCTTGTTGACGACGCCCTCGAGCCTGTTGGCGAGGGCCAGAGAGGAGAATTGCTCGTGTGCGGCCCGCAGACTACGCCAGGTTATTGGTCCGATGAGGAGCGTACACGCGAGCGTTTCGTTACGTTGCCTGTCGCGGACACTGTTGAGAAGCTGTTTTACCGCACTGGCGACCGAGTGGAGCGTCTTCCCACTGGAAATTACGCGTTCATCGGTCGCACGGACAACCAGATTAAGCTGCTCGGCTTCCGAGTAGAATTAGGTGAGATCGAGGCCGTGCTGCTCAAGGGGGAAGGAGTGGGACAAGCAGCGGCGTTAGGATGGCCGATTGTAGACGGGTCGGCGCAGCGGGTTGTGGCGTTCGTGTCGGGCCGCGGCGTTAACGTGGATGCCCTACGCTCGGCAGCACGTACGGAGCTCCCTGACTACATGGTGCCCGAGCGGTTCATCATGATCGAGGACTTCCCAGTCAATGCAAACGGCAAAATCGATCGTCGCGAACTCGCTCTCTGGTTGGAGCAGGGCACGTTAGAGTGA
- a CDS encoding acyltransferase, protein MFILATTKGHYYKLLYRVLGRRFTAGPGFRVFGSLSIKGPGRVEFGKNVTVWQHVTPWTHSVDALITVGDNTRLAGVRMGCVDVIEIGQDCIVADCRIMDSDFHSTAVNRHSPDAPVRCAPVRLGRNVWVAAAAGVLPGTTIGENSVVSFGSVCSGSFPPNVIVVGNPARIAGKVTD, encoded by the coding sequence TTGTTCATTTTAGCGACGACCAAGGGACACTATTACAAGCTTTTGTACCGCGTGCTCGGTCGGCGCTTCACGGCCGGCCCCGGGTTTCGAGTATTTGGCAGCCTATCAATCAAAGGCCCTGGGCGCGTGGAATTTGGCAAGAACGTTACGGTGTGGCAGCACGTCACGCCGTGGACTCACAGCGTTGATGCGTTAATAACAGTTGGCGACAACACGCGCCTTGCGGGCGTGCGTATGGGATGCGTTGATGTTATCGAGATTGGTCAGGACTGCATTGTGGCCGACTGCAGAATCATGGATAGCGACTTTCATAGCACCGCCGTTAACCGCCACTCCCCCGACGCTCCCGTCCGGTGTGCCCCCGTGCGTCTCGGTCGCAATGTATGGGTTGCTGCCGCAGCAGGTGTGCTTCCCGGCACAACTATTGGCGAAAACTCCGTCGTCAGCTTCGGCTCAGTCTGTTCTGGCAGTTTCCCACCCAACGTGATTGTGGTCGGCAATCCCGCGCGCATCGCGGGGAAGGTGACCGATTGA
- a CDS encoding GNAT family N-acetyltransferase produces the protein MASADDVEMLARLARLASAAHDAFVFDDAEVQERFYSGLIDAQVAEFQPRFSTVACDTAGKLIGLLAVLTAAELKTVRLKGAMWIARSKLAASEPQLVRRLQLAASVGVRLQSTDSYLSRIAVLAHCGIPKVGQILLAAAISQARSSGAVRLVLDVSTDNCRARKFYDRADFHEIGRARVEDAASGRTLEFLHLALRVSDISALPSQSVPNVS, from the coding sequence ATGGCGTCGGCTGACGACGTGGAAATGTTGGCGCGTCTCGCACGACTCGCGTCAGCTGCGCACGACGCTTTCGTTTTCGACGACGCGGAAGTCCAAGAAAGATTCTATTCTGGACTGATTGATGCTCAGGTTGCTGAGTTCCAGCCTCGCTTCTCAACGGTCGCGTGCGATACCGCCGGAAAATTGATCGGCCTCCTCGCGGTACTTACCGCTGCAGAGTTAAAGACAGTGCGTCTGAAGGGAGCAATGTGGATCGCTCGGTCCAAGCTTGCGGCATCGGAGCCCCAACTCGTCCGTCGACTGCAACTCGCCGCTTCAGTGGGCGTGCGTCTGCAATCAACCGACTCGTACCTTAGCCGAATCGCCGTGCTGGCGCACTGTGGCATCCCGAAAGTCGGGCAAATCCTCCTTGCGGCTGCTATTAGCCAGGCACGCTCGTCAGGTGCCGTGCGACTCGTACTCGACGTATCCACGGATAATTGTCGCGCTCGCAAGTTTTACGATCGCGCTGACTTTCATGAGATCGGCCGCGCACGCGTCGAGGATGCCGCCTCTGGGCGCACACTCGAATTTCTGCACCTCGCGCTCAGAGTGAGCGACATTTCGGCACTTCCTTCTCAAAGTGTTCCAAATGTCAGCTAG
- a CDS encoding TSUP family transporter → MIPLLIVIGVGASVLSDISGIGGGILMVPPPIHLAKLPSQRAGVASLAAFVLPLSAALGASTYYRTGHLQIKDGLLIAIGMTAGAFFGAQIAMHVDAVVTLMPW, encoded by the coding sequence ATGATCCCCCTGCTGATCGTCATCGGAGTCGGTGCCAGCGTGCTCTCCGATATCTCCGGCATCGGCGGCGGCATCCTCATGGTGCCGCCGCCGATTCACCTGGCCAAGCTGCCGTCGCAACGGGCCGGCGTCGCGTCACTCGCAGCTTTCGTACTGCCTCTGAGCGCTGCCCTCGGAGCGTCGACGTACTACCGTACCGGCCACCTGCAGATCAAGGACGGCCTGCTCATCGCAATCGGCATGACCGCCGGCGCATTCTTCGGCGCCCAGATCGCCATGCACGTTGATGCCGTGGTCACGTTGATGCCGTGGTGA
- a CDS encoding helix-turn-helix domain-containing protein: protein MVTETVVEQVVQALARGEGVSSIARAYGLDRKTVRAWGRRGAYVERAARPAVSLLDPHRAWIAQRAPEVDFNATVLHRELCEQGFTGSVIIVRRAIAPLRATATPMATVRFETGPGEQAQVDLGQVRVWIADVQVAAQIFVMTLGFSRRLFAVAFARQRLR, encoded by the coding sequence ATGGTGACGGAGACGGTGGTGGAGCAGGTCGTCCAAGCCTTGGCCCGCGGCGAGGGCGTGTCCTCCATCGCGCGGGCGTACGGTCTCGACCGCAAGACGGTCCGGGCATGGGGCCGGCGCGGCGCGTATGTCGAGCGAGCGGCTCGCCCGGCGGTGTCGCTGCTGGACCCGCATCGGGCATGGATCGCGCAGCGCGCACCGGAGGTCGACTTCAATGCCACCGTGCTGCACCGTGAGCTGTGCGAGCAAGGCTTCACGGGGTCGGTGATCATCGTGCGCCGCGCGATCGCGCCGCTGCGGGCCACCGCGACACCGATGGCGACGGTGCGCTTCGAGACGGGGCCAGGCGAGCAAGCGCAGGTCGACCTCGGCCAAGTCCGCGTGTGGATCGCCGATGTCCAGGTGGCGGCGCAGATCTTCGTCATGACCCTCGGCTTTTCGCGCCGCCTCTTCGCGGTCGCGTTTGCGCGCCAGCGGCTGCGCTAG